A genomic segment from Streptomyces sp. NBC_00459 encodes:
- a CDS encoding carbohydrate ABC transporter permease, with translation MTTDSIPARAAHTPPETVRKSRGATPSRGRRRRLFAHPRAGRQHHAGPLAYILLGIAALFSLFPLYWTMVAASTDNTRVTQTPPPFLPGPHLLENLGKAWNDAALGKAMLNSLIVAGVIALSTVLFATLAGFAFAKLRFKGRNVLLMLVIGTMLVPPQLGVVPLFMMMTELGLGQKLPAVIFPTLVSAVGVFFMRQYLSEALPDELVEAGRVDGAHSLRIFWSIVLPIARPPMAVLFMITFVHAWNDFFWPFIVLDMSNPTVPVALTQLSAGYVRDQSLIMAGALLGTLPLLAMFIVFGRQIVGGIMQGAVKG, from the coding sequence ATGACCACAGACAGCATCCCGGCCCGGGCGGCGCACACACCCCCCGAAACCGTGCGGAAGAGCCGTGGGGCCACCCCGTCCAGGGGACGGCGCCGGCGACTGTTCGCGCACCCGCGCGCCGGACGACAGCATCACGCGGGTCCCCTCGCCTACATCCTGCTGGGGATCGCGGCGCTGTTCTCGCTCTTCCCGCTCTACTGGACGATGGTCGCGGCGTCGACCGACAACACGCGGGTCACCCAGACGCCTCCGCCGTTCCTGCCCGGACCCCACCTGCTGGAGAACCTCGGCAAGGCCTGGAACGACGCCGCGCTGGGCAAGGCCATGCTCAACAGCCTGATCGTGGCAGGCGTGATCGCCCTGTCCACGGTGCTGTTCGCCACCCTCGCCGGCTTCGCGTTCGCCAAACTCCGCTTCAAGGGCCGCAACGTCCTGCTGATGCTCGTCATCGGCACAATGCTGGTGCCGCCCCAACTCGGCGTCGTACCGCTGTTCATGATGATGACCGAGCTGGGTCTGGGCCAGAAGCTGCCCGCCGTCATCTTCCCCACGCTCGTCAGCGCCGTGGGTGTGTTCTTCATGCGGCAGTACCTGAGCGAGGCGCTGCCCGACGAACTCGTCGAGGCCGGACGGGTGGACGGTGCGCACTCCCTGCGCATCTTCTGGAGCATCGTGCTGCCGATCGCCCGGCCTCCCATGGCCGTACTGTTCATGATCACGTTCGTGCACGCCTGGAACGACTTCTTCTGGCCGTTCATCGTGCTCGACATGTCCAATCCGACGGTCCCCGTCGCGCTCACCCAGCTGAGCGCGGGATACGTGCGCGACCAGTCGCTGATCATGGCGGGCGCCCTGCTCGGCACCCTGCCCCTGCTCGCCATGTTCATCGTCTTCGGCCGTCAGATCGTCGGCGGAATCATGCAGGGAGCCGTCAAGGGATGA
- a CDS encoding glycoside hydrolase family 27 protein, whose translation MPRRPGRRLLRLIAATALTVTASFTASVHSTTASAAPGSPALTPPLGWNSWNSFGCGITEGQVRQAADAMVSSGMRDAGYRYVVVDDCWFDPQRDAAGNLRANPTKFPSGMKALGDYIHGKGLKFGIYQVPGERTCAQGTGAYPGSTGSRGHEVQDADTFASWGVDYLKYDWCSSSGTRDEQVARFTIMRDALRATGRPIVYSINPNSFHAITGATYNWGEVADLWRTTEDLLDIWQNGNTNSYPMGVGNVLDVNAPLAAQAGPGHWNDPDMLVVGRPGLTLTESRSHFALWALMAAPLMAGNDIRTMSADVSAILRNSRLLAVNQDSLGAGGRRVRDDGNTEVFAKSLSDGSVAVGLFNRGGSTATVSATAAQVGLSGGSFTLTDLWTGGTSSTSGQISASVPAHGVAAFRVTGGSSLAATTSRLRGNGSGRCVDVDNASTAAGATVLLWDCHTAANQLWTTWAGGEIRVFGDKCLDAYNQGTVNGTRVITWSCNGQNNQKWTVGSDGSVRNTHSGLCLDVDRAGTANGTPLVLWTCDGRAGQKWSRS comes from the coding sequence GTGCCCAGACGACCAGGCAGACGACTGCTCCGCCTCATCGCGGCCACCGCGCTGACGGTCACCGCGTCCTTCACGGCCTCTGTCCACTCCACCACCGCCTCCGCCGCGCCCGGCAGCCCGGCACTCACTCCACCGCTGGGCTGGAACAGCTGGAACAGCTTCGGCTGCGGGATCACGGAGGGGCAGGTGCGTCAGGCCGCCGACGCGATGGTGTCGTCGGGCATGCGGGACGCCGGCTACCGCTATGTGGTGGTCGACGACTGCTGGTTCGACCCGCAGCGCGACGCGGCCGGCAACCTGCGGGCCAATCCGACCAAGTTCCCGAGCGGGATGAAAGCGCTCGGGGACTACATCCACGGCAAGGGCCTGAAGTTCGGCATCTACCAGGTGCCGGGCGAACGCACCTGCGCCCAGGGCACCGGCGCCTATCCCGGCTCGACGGGCAGCAGGGGCCACGAGGTCCAGGACGCCGACACGTTCGCCTCGTGGGGCGTCGACTACCTCAAGTACGACTGGTGCTCCTCCAGCGGTACCCGTGACGAGCAGGTCGCGCGGTTCACGATCATGCGTGACGCCCTGCGTGCCACCGGGCGGCCGATCGTCTACAGCATCAACCCCAACAGCTTCCACGCCATCACCGGCGCCACGTACAACTGGGGTGAGGTCGCCGACCTGTGGCGGACGACCGAGGACCTGCTCGACATCTGGCAGAACGGCAACACCAACAGCTATCCGATGGGCGTCGGCAACGTCCTGGACGTCAACGCGCCGTTGGCGGCGCAGGCGGGCCCGGGGCACTGGAACGACCCCGACATGCTGGTCGTCGGACGTCCCGGCCTGACGCTGACCGAGTCCCGCTCCCACTTCGCCCTGTGGGCGCTGATGGCCGCCCCGCTCATGGCCGGCAACGACATCCGCACCATGTCCGCCGACGTGAGCGCGATCCTGCGCAACTCCCGTCTGCTGGCGGTGAACCAGGATTCGCTGGGCGCGGGCGGACGCAGGGTACGTGACGACGGCAACACCGAGGTGTTCGCCAAGTCACTGTCCGACGGTTCGGTCGCGGTGGGTCTGTTCAACCGCGGAGGCAGTACCGCGACGGTCAGTGCGACGGCGGCTCAAGTCGGTCTGTCGGGCGGGTCGTTCACCCTCACGGATCTGTGGACCGGCGGCACGTCGAGCACGTCCGGACAGATATCGGCGAGCGTTCCCGCCCACGGCGTGGCCGCGTTCCGGGTGACCGGCGGCAGCTCGCTCGCCGCCACCACCTCCCGGCTTCGCGGCAACGGCTCCGGCCGCTGCGTGGACGTGGACAACGCCTCGACCGCCGCCGGGGCCACCGTACTGCTCTGGGACTGCCACACGGCCGCCAACCAGCTGTGGACCACATGGGCCGGCGGCGAGATCCGAGTCTTCGGCGACAAGTGCCTCGACGCCTACAACCAGGGCACCGTCAACGGAACCCGGGTCATCACCTGGTCCTGCAACGGCCAGAACAACCAGAAGTGGACCGTCGGCTCCGACGGGTCGGTCCGCAACACCCACTCCGGACTGTGTCTCGACGTCGACCGGGCCGGCACCGCCAACGGCACCCCGCTGGTGCTGTGGACCTGCGACGGCCGGGCCGGGCAGAAGTGGAGCCGGTCGTGA
- a CDS encoding LacI family DNA-binding transcriptional regulator — protein MGGRQRPTIKTVAARAGVGRTTVSRVINGSELVSEKARAAVLAAIAELNYVPNSVARGLVTSRTNSVALVIPESASRLGSEPYFAAVIRGVSTALAETRTQLQLVLVRDQAERDQLTESVAERRVDGVLLVSVHEHDPLPGLLEDMGLPTVLAGRRSPAESLSHVHSDNAGGAEAAVRHLLARGRRTVTTISGPLDMDVARSRLQGWREALEKAGHEVTDRLVASADFTEEGGEAAMRSLLAQVPWLDAVFVASDVMAAGALAELRRQKRSVPDDVAVVGFDDSIIARHSNPPLTSVRQPIEEIGSTIAHLLLKEIGNPEEPRQHVVLPTELVVRESS, from the coding sequence ATGGGAGGCAGGCAACGCCCGACCATCAAGACCGTGGCAGCGCGCGCCGGCGTCGGACGCACCACGGTTTCACGAGTCATCAACGGCTCGGAACTGGTCAGCGAGAAGGCCAGGGCCGCCGTGCTCGCCGCGATCGCCGAGCTGAACTACGTACCCAACTCGGTCGCCCGGGGGCTGGTGACGAGCAGAACCAACTCCGTGGCCCTGGTGATCCCCGAGTCGGCGAGCAGACTTGGCTCCGAACCCTACTTCGCCGCGGTCATCCGCGGGGTCAGCACCGCCCTCGCGGAAACCCGGACACAGCTCCAACTGGTGCTGGTGCGCGACCAGGCCGAGCGGGACCAGCTCACCGAGTCGGTGGCGGAGCGTCGCGTCGACGGAGTTCTCCTGGTCTCGGTGCACGAGCACGATCCGTTGCCGGGGCTGTTGGAGGACATGGGGCTGCCCACGGTGCTCGCCGGCCGCCGCTCCCCCGCCGAGTCGCTCAGCCATGTGCACTCCGACAACGCGGGCGGAGCCGAGGCGGCCGTCAGGCACCTGCTCGCACGAGGGAGGCGGACCGTCACCACGATCAGCGGTCCCCTCGACATGGATGTGGCGCGCAGTCGGCTCCAGGGCTGGCGGGAGGCCCTCGAGAAGGCGGGTCACGAGGTCACCGATCGCCTGGTGGCCTCGGCCGACTTCACCGAGGAGGGCGGCGAGGCCGCCATGCGTTCACTCCTTGCACAAGTGCCCTGGCTCGACGCCGTGTTCGTCGCCTCGGACGTCATGGCGGCGGGGGCACTGGCGGAGTTGCGCAGGCAGAAGCGCAGCGTCCCCGACGACGTGGCGGTGGTCGGATTCGACGACTCCATCATCGCCCGGCACAGCAACCCGCCCCTCACCAGCGTGCGTCAGCCCATCGAGGAGATCGGCAGCACGATCGCCCACCTCCTCCTCAAGGAGATCGGCAATCCTGAGGAACCGCGTCAGCACGTCGTTCTTCCCACCGAACTGGTGGTACGCGAATCGTCATGA
- a CDS encoding GH1 family beta-glucosidase: MTTIARRVAPAPEHTTVTGFPPGFTWGTATAAYQIEGAAAVDGRTPSIWDTYSHTPGMVRNGDTGDVATDHYHRWREDVEIMADLGVSAYRFSLSWPRVQPTGRGPAVEKGLDFYRALTDALLEKGIEPVVTLYHWDLPQELEDAGGWPERVTADRFADYATLAARALGDRVKTWTTLNEPWCSAFLGYGSGVHAPGRTDPVAALRAAHHLNLAHGKAVQALRAELPTRARAGVTLNIHHVRALTEAAADLDAARRIDALANRVFTGPMLEGEYPRDLLQDTAGLTDWSFVRDGDTATIHQPLDFLGVNYYSPTLVSAATGDAGHGSDGHGASEHTPWPGADQVAFHRPPGSTTAMGWAVDPSGLYDLLMRLKADFPTMPLMITENGAAFDDYVNPEGEVADPERIAYLHGHLSAVQRAIVAGVDVRGYFLWSLLDNFEWGYGYSKRFGAVYVDYPTGKRIPKASARWYADVARTGTLPDGDGANRADRV; encoded by the coding sequence GTGACCACCATCGCCCGACGCGTCGCGCCCGCCCCGGAGCACACCACCGTCACCGGTTTCCCGCCGGGATTCACCTGGGGCACGGCGACCGCCGCGTACCAGATCGAGGGTGCCGCCGCCGTGGACGGCCGCACCCCTTCGATCTGGGACACCTACTCGCACACGCCCGGCATGGTGCGCAACGGCGACACCGGTGACGTGGCCACCGACCACTACCACCGCTGGCGCGAGGACGTCGAGATCATGGCCGACCTCGGCGTGAGCGCCTACCGGTTCTCCCTGTCGTGGCCGCGTGTGCAGCCGACCGGACGCGGCCCGGCCGTCGAGAAGGGGCTCGACTTCTACCGCGCCCTGACCGACGCACTGCTGGAGAAGGGCATCGAGCCGGTCGTCACGCTCTACCACTGGGACCTGCCGCAGGAGTTGGAGGACGCGGGCGGCTGGCCGGAGCGTGTCACGGCCGACCGGTTCGCCGACTACGCGACCCTGGCGGCCCGGGCGCTGGGGGACCGGGTGAAGACCTGGACCACCCTCAACGAGCCCTGGTGCAGCGCCTTTCTCGGATACGGTTCGGGCGTCCACGCGCCCGGGCGCACCGACCCGGTCGCGGCCCTGCGCGCGGCCCACCACCTCAACCTCGCCCATGGCAAGGCGGTTCAGGCGCTGCGCGCCGAACTGCCCACCCGCGCGCGGGCCGGCGTCACGCTCAACATCCACCACGTCCGTGCGCTGACCGAGGCCGCCGCCGACCTCGACGCGGCCCGCCGGATCGACGCGCTGGCCAACCGCGTCTTCACCGGTCCCATGCTGGAGGGCGAGTACCCGCGAGACCTCCTCCAGGACACGGCGGGCCTGACCGACTGGTCCTTCGTACGAGACGGCGACACCGCCACGATCCACCAGCCGCTGGACTTCCTGGGCGTCAACTACTACTCGCCCACACTGGTTTCGGCCGCCACCGGCGACGCCGGACACGGCTCCGACGGCCATGGGGCCAGCGAGCACACTCCCTGGCCGGGCGCCGACCAGGTCGCCTTCCACCGTCCTCCGGGCAGCACCACCGCGATGGGCTGGGCGGTCGACCCGAGCGGTCTGTACGACCTGTTGATGCGTCTCAAGGCGGACTTCCCCACGATGCCATTGATGATCACCGAGAACGGGGCCGCGTTCGACGACTACGTCAACCCGGAGGGCGAGGTGGCCGACCCGGAACGCATCGCCTACCTGCACGGCCACTTGTCGGCCGTGCAGCGCGCGATCGTGGCGGGCGTCGACGTGCGCGGCTACTTCCTGTGGTCCCTGCTGGACAACTTCGAGTGGGGCTACGGCTACAGCAAGCGCTTCGGCGCCGTCTACGTCGACTACCCGACCGGCAAGCGCATCCCCAAGGCCAGCGCGCGCTGGTACGCCGACGTGGCCCGTACCGGCACGCTGCCGGACGGTGACGGCGCGAACCGGGCGGATCGCGTGTGA
- a CDS encoding VOC family protein: MALKLVQVNFKARDDSALGRFWAEALDWSASSAEPGATSVKPVGFVWADPATVGIDVIRVPDPETVEYRVHIELATTSAAHHAELVARLKELGATPADAGRGDLPSMVLADPEGNVFCVLEPREIHRDTGPIAAVVVDCADPRAMARFWDEAMDWTLHEVTDEHALLRSAKGVGPYLEFLRTPHLKGMRHRAHLDLVPHPIDGQAAEVARLEDLGATRADAGRGDFPWRILADPEGNEFCVLAPA; the protein is encoded by the coding sequence ATGGCGCTGAAACTTGTTCAGGTGAATTTCAAGGCCCGGGACGACTCGGCGCTGGGCCGGTTCTGGGCGGAGGCGCTCGACTGGAGTGCGTCCAGCGCGGAACCCGGCGCGACCAGCGTCAAACCCGTGGGTTTCGTCTGGGCGGACCCCGCCACCGTCGGGATCGACGTCATCCGAGTCCCGGACCCCGAGACGGTGGAATACCGTGTGCACATCGAACTCGCCACCACCTCCGCGGCCCATCACGCGGAGTTGGTCGCACGCCTGAAGGAACTCGGCGCGACGCCGGCGGATGCGGGCCGGGGCGACCTCCCGTCCATGGTTCTGGCCGACCCGGAGGGCAACGTGTTCTGTGTCCTGGAGCCCCGGGAGATCCACCGGGACACCGGGCCGATCGCCGCGGTGGTCGTCGACTGCGCGGACCCCCGGGCCATGGCACGGTTCTGGGACGAGGCGATGGACTGGACCCTGCACGAGGTGACCGACGAGCATGCGCTGCTGAGATCCGCGAAGGGTGTCGGCCCGTATCTGGAGTTCCTCCGCACGCCCCATCTGAAGGGCATGCGGCACCGGGCCCATCTCGACCTGGTCCCCCACCCCATCGACGGTCAGGCGGCGGAGGTGGCCCGGCTCGAGGACCTCGGCGCGACGCGCGCCGACGCAGGCCGGGGTGACTTCCCGTGGAGGATTCTGGCCGACCCGGAGGGCAACGAGTTCTGCGTCCTCGCCCCGGCCTGA
- a CDS encoding metalloregulator ArsR/SmtB family transcription factor, with protein sequence MDALLAALADPARWRLLSLLAERPRSVGVLAQLTDARQPQTTKHLQTLERAGVVSSQRTGQRRIYTLRPGPLRDLAAALGQLADTADQADGPGAAYERYRLSVDAERLAAQESGWADGHSFTFHRSLPGRPDLVWRHLTEAALLTRWWTPSDLRTSELVFEARPGGRIVQEYRDAEDVDDSNPAVGRAEGVVGDVRPGEHLAYRLSPLLPDGRPAFTAHVAMDLGPADTGTDIDVRWRITDSTVDSADFIAGIEIGFGQSLDKLAATLTANTHDTNTTDTAITRSTQ encoded by the coding sequence ATGGACGCACTCCTCGCCGCACTGGCCGACCCGGCCCGCTGGCGTCTCCTCAGCCTGTTGGCCGAGCGACCCCGCTCGGTCGGCGTTCTCGCTCAGCTCACCGACGCACGCCAACCGCAGACGACCAAGCACCTGCAAACCCTCGAGCGCGCCGGCGTCGTGAGCTCCCAGCGCACCGGGCAGCGCCGCATCTACACACTCCGGCCCGGACCCCTGCGGGATCTGGCGGCTGCACTCGGCCAACTCGCCGACACCGCGGACCAGGCCGACGGCCCGGGCGCGGCCTACGAGCGCTACCGGCTCAGCGTCGACGCGGAGCGGCTCGCCGCACAGGAGTCGGGGTGGGCCGACGGCCACTCGTTCACCTTCCACCGGTCGCTGCCGGGGCGCCCCGACCTGGTCTGGCGCCACCTGACCGAAGCCGCCCTGCTCACGCGGTGGTGGACCCCGTCGGACCTTCGCACCTCCGAGCTCGTCTTCGAGGCGCGCCCCGGAGGCCGGATCGTCCAGGAGTACCGCGATGCCGAAGACGTCGACGACTCCAACCCGGCCGTCGGACGCGCAGAGGGAGTCGTCGGCGACGTACGACCCGGCGAGCACCTCGCCTACCGTCTCTCGCCGCTGCTTCCCGACGGCCGCCCCGCTTTCACCGCCCACGTCGCCATGGACCTCGGTCCCGCCGACACGGGCACGGACATCGACGTCCGTTGGCGTATCACCGACAGCACCGTCGATTCCGCGGACTTCATCGCCGGCATCGAGATCGGCTTCGGCCAGAGCCTCGACAAGCTCGCGGCGACCCTCACCGCGAACACACACGACACCAACACCACTGACACCGCCATCACCAGGAGCACCCAATGA
- a CDS encoding cellulose binding domain-containing protein produces MLLVLTMGGTALGSDHGANARRTPSGTAAAYSGTAAPTAGCGKAPTLTSGTYTIQSNGKNRTFILRVPDGYDRNHAYRLVLGFHWLGGSATDVSTGRTVETGTWAYYGLQRLANNSAVFVAPQGLNNGWGNAGGEDVTLVDDIIRRIEADLCVDTTQRFALGFSYGAAMSYSLACSRATVFRAVAVQSGGLLSGCSGGTQPIAYLGVHGLRDSVLSISGGRTLRDRFVRNNGCTAQNPPEPAQGSLTHRITTYSGCSTGHPVAWAAFDEGHIAAPQDGAGGDSGSRTWLPAEVWKFFTQFQTSTPPPDTATCRVTSTVSAWDSGLTVNITLTNTGTTAINGWSLAFSLPAGQTITSGWNAGYSPASGRVTATSASHNATIAPGASVGIGYQATHTGDTASPGSYALNGADCAVSGIRRGDLEDQRRG; encoded by the coding sequence GTGCTGCTCGTCCTGACCATGGGAGGAACGGCACTCGGCAGCGACCACGGCGCGAACGCACGACGCACGCCATCCGGCACGGCCGCCGCATATTCCGGTACCGCCGCCCCGACAGCCGGATGCGGCAAGGCCCCCACCCTGACGAGCGGTACGTACACGATCCAGAGCAACGGCAAGAACCGGACCTTCATCCTCAGGGTCCCGGACGGCTACGACCGAAACCACGCGTACCGGCTGGTCCTCGGGTTCCACTGGCTGGGCGGCAGCGCCACCGACGTCTCGACGGGGCGAACGGTGGAGACCGGCACCTGGGCCTACTACGGGCTCCAGCGGCTGGCGAACAACAGCGCGGTCTTCGTCGCACCCCAGGGACTCAACAACGGCTGGGGCAACGCCGGTGGGGAGGACGTCACCCTCGTCGACGACATCATCAGGCGGATCGAGGCCGACCTGTGCGTCGACACGACCCAGCGGTTCGCCCTGGGCTTCAGTTACGGCGCCGCGATGTCGTACTCGCTCGCCTGCTCCCGGGCGACGGTCTTCCGCGCGGTCGCGGTCCAGAGCGGCGGGCTGCTCAGCGGGTGCAGTGGTGGCACTCAGCCGATCGCCTACCTCGGTGTGCACGGACTCAGGGACAGTGTCCTCAGTATCTCCGGCGGACGGACCCTGCGGGACAGGTTCGTGAGGAACAACGGCTGCACCGCCCAGAACCCGCCCGAGCCGGCGCAGGGCAGTCTGACCCACCGGATCACCACCTACTCGGGGTGCTCGACCGGGCACCCGGTGGCCTGGGCCGCGTTCGACGAAGGGCACATCGCCGCTCCGCAGGACGGGGCCGGCGGTGACAGCGGCTCCAGGACCTGGCTGCCGGCGGAGGTGTGGAAGTTCTTCACGCAGTTCCAGACCTCCACCCCGCCGCCCGACACCGCGACCTGCCGGGTCACCAGCACCGTCAGTGCCTGGGACTCCGGTCTGACCGTGAACATCACCCTCACCAACACCGGCACCACCGCGATCAACGGCTGGTCACTGGCCTTCTCCCTGCCCGCCGGCCAGACCATCACCTCCGGCTGGAACGCCGGCTACTCGCCCGCCTCCGGGCGAGTGACGGCAACGAGCGCGTCCCACAACGCGACCATCGCCCCCGGCGCGTCCGTCGGCATCGGCTACCAGGCCACGCACACCGGCGACACGGCGTCCCCGGGCTCCTACGCCCTCAACGGCGCCGACTGCGCCGTATCGGGAATCCGCCGAGGCGACCTGGAGGATCAGCGCCGAGGATGA
- a CDS encoding carbohydrate ABC transporter permease, which translates to MAISTSTPSDGAPGTAPPAGTGTGGDRRRRSTLLHRLDVRGAPYAFVAPFFVVFAAFSFYPLIYTSWISLHRVELSTLNLMEWVGFDNYTALWDDDRFWNALLNTITIGVLSTVPQLLMALGLAHLLNYQLRGSTFFRVAALTPYATSVGAAALVFTMLFERDFGMINWMLSLFGVDNIDWENNKWAAQTAISSIVIWRWTGYNALLYLAAMQAIPRDRYEAAAIDGASRWQQFLMVTVPGIRSTIVFTIVLSTIGATQLFGEPLIFGQGPNGITGGADNQYQTLGLLLYEEGWKNYQMGRAATVAWAMFLLLIVVFVVQRVVQRVAARKA; encoded by the coding sequence GTGGCCATCTCCACCTCGACACCCTCAGACGGTGCGCCCGGCACCGCCCCGCCGGCCGGGACCGGCACCGGCGGCGACCGGCGGCGGCGCAGTACGCTGCTGCACCGCCTCGACGTCCGGGGCGCCCCGTACGCCTTCGTCGCCCCGTTCTTCGTCGTCTTCGCCGCCTTCAGCTTCTATCCGCTGATCTACACCTCGTGGATCTCCCTGCACCGCGTCGAACTGTCCACCCTGAACCTCATGGAGTGGGTCGGCTTCGACAACTACACGGCGCTGTGGGACGACGACCGTTTCTGGAACGCGCTGCTCAACACCATCACCATCGGTGTCCTGTCGACCGTGCCGCAGCTCCTGATGGCGCTCGGACTGGCGCATCTGCTCAACTACCAGCTGCGCGGCTCGACGTTCTTCCGCGTCGCCGCACTGACGCCCTACGCCACGTCCGTTGGCGCTGCGGCGCTCGTGTTCACGATGCTCTTCGAACGCGACTTCGGCATGATCAACTGGATGCTGAGCCTGTTCGGTGTCGACAACATCGACTGGGAGAACAACAAGTGGGCCGCGCAGACGGCCATTTCGTCGATCGTCATCTGGCGCTGGACCGGCTACAACGCGCTGCTGTACCTCGCCGCGATGCAGGCGATCCCGCGCGACCGGTACGAGGCCGCGGCCATCGACGGCGCCTCGCGGTGGCAGCAGTTCCTGATGGTCACCGTCCCCGGCATCCGTTCCACCATCGTGTTCACCATCGTCCTGTCCACGATCGGCGCCACCCAGCTCTTCGGTGAGCCCCTGATCTTCGGTCAGGGCCCCAACGGCATCACCGGGGGAGCGGACAACCAGTACCAGACGCTCGGGCTGCTGCTGTACGAGGAGGGCTGGAAGAACTACCAGATGGGCCGGGCCGCCACGGTCGCCTGGGCGATGTTCCTCCTGCTCATCGTCGTGTTCGTCGTCCAACGAGTGGTCCAGCGCGTCGCAGCGCGCAAGGCCTGA
- a CDS encoding extracellular solute-binding protein, with protein sequence MDKFRRKSHTRVVAAVSAVSALGLIVSCGGSDSGGTGGGKKDGKVTITMGLFGVMGFKETGLLDTYMKEHPNVVIKADVAGDEQTYYTALQTHLAAGSGLKDIQGIEIGRAKELSDTQQDKFVNLAGVSGTDHFLPWKQSQVTTADKKVIGLGTDIGPMAVCYRKDLFEQAGLPTDREEVAKLWEGDWSKYVDAGKRFKQNSKADKVAFMDTSSGLFNAMIYGNSQQFYDKEGELIYATNPVVKDAWKLASEAATSGLTAKLRQFQPGWDPGLANGTFATAVCPAWMLAHISEKAGPANKGKWDVAKAPKGANWGGSFLGVMEKSPVKKEAQDLVAWLTAPAQQAYLFKEIGNFPSSQTALGLPEVVDAKSDYFSGAPIGKIFAAAAQEIPDEQVLGRKDGTIKDIFSQGLTLIEAQNKSPEQAWKTTDKRIGKAVG encoded by the coding sequence ATGGACAAGTTCCGAAGGAAGTCACACACGAGAGTGGTCGCCGCGGTGTCGGCGGTGTCTGCTCTCGGGCTGATCGTGAGCTGCGGGGGCAGCGACAGCGGAGGGACGGGCGGGGGAAAGAAGGATGGCAAGGTCACCATCACCATGGGCCTGTTCGGCGTCATGGGGTTCAAGGAGACCGGACTGCTCGACACGTACATGAAGGAGCATCCGAACGTCGTCATCAAGGCGGACGTCGCGGGTGACGAGCAGACCTACTACACCGCCCTGCAGACCCACCTGGCCGCCGGCAGCGGACTGAAGGACATCCAGGGCATAGAGATTGGTCGGGCCAAGGAACTGTCCGACACCCAGCAGGACAAGTTCGTGAACCTGGCCGGTGTGTCCGGCACCGATCACTTCCTTCCGTGGAAGCAGAGCCAGGTCACCACCGCGGACAAGAAGGTCATCGGCCTCGGCACCGACATCGGCCCGATGGCGGTCTGCTACCGCAAGGACCTCTTCGAGCAAGCCGGCCTGCCCACCGACCGTGAGGAGGTCGCCAAGCTGTGGGAGGGCGACTGGTCGAAGTACGTCGACGCGGGCAAGCGGTTCAAGCAGAACTCGAAGGCCGACAAGGTCGCTTTCATGGACACCTCCAGCGGGCTGTTCAACGCCATGATCTACGGCAACTCCCAGCAGTTCTACGACAAGGAGGGTGAGCTGATCTACGCCACCAACCCCGTCGTGAAGGACGCGTGGAAGCTGGCCTCCGAGGCGGCCACCTCAGGTCTGACCGCCAAGCTCCGCCAGTTCCAGCCCGGTTGGGACCCCGGCCTGGCCAACGGCACCTTCGCCACCGCCGTCTGCCCGGCGTGGATGCTCGCGCACATCAGCGAGAAGGCGGGCCCGGCGAACAAGGGCAAGTGGGACGTCGCCAAGGCGCCCAAGGGTGCCAACTGGGGCGGATCGTTCCTCGGAGTGATGGAGAAGAGTCCCGTCAAGAAGGAGGCGCAGGACCTCGTCGCCTGGCTCACCGCCCCTGCGCAGCAGGCCTACCTCTTCAAGGAGATCGGCAACTTCCCCTCGTCGCAGACCGCGCTGGGGCTGCCCGAAGTGGTCGACGCCAAGTCGGACTACTTCAGCGGCGCGCCCATCGGGAAGATCTTCGCCGCCGCGGCCCAGGAGATCCCCGACGAGCAGGTGCTCGGCCGCAAGGACGGCACCATCAAGGACATCTTCTCCCAGGGCCTGACCTTGATCGAGGCGCAGAACAAGAGCCCGGAGCAGGCGTGGAAGACCACTGACAAGCGCATCGGGAAGGCCGTCGGCTGA